A stretch of the Cellulomonas sp. WB94 genome encodes the following:
- a CDS encoding thioredoxin domain-containing protein, translated as MADDARHVLGRLDAPVTVVEHGDLECPYCRAAAPLLRALVERSDGRVRLVWKHFPLFEVHPHALTAALAAEAAGTHGLFWEMHDLLFAHQDHLADADLRDYAVTLGLDPAQVAGEGAQVFADVVEADYTEGLAHDVRGTPTLFIDGVRYRGPAELDALVAATTAG; from the coding sequence ATGGCTGACGACGCGAGGCATGTGCTCGGACGGCTCGACGCGCCGGTCACGGTGGTCGAGCACGGCGACCTCGAGTGCCCGTACTGCCGGGCGGCGGCCCCCCTCCTGCGCGCGCTGGTCGAGCGTTCCGACGGGCGCGTGCGTCTCGTCTGGAAGCACTTCCCGCTGTTCGAGGTCCACCCCCACGCGCTGACCGCCGCGCTCGCGGCCGAGGCCGCCGGGACCCACGGCCTGTTCTGGGAGATGCACGACCTGCTCTTCGCCCACCAGGACCACCTGGCCGACGCCGACCTCCGCGACTACGCGGTCACGCTCGGCCTCGACCCGGCCCAGGTGGCCGGCGAGGGCGCGCAGGTGTTCGCCGACGTCGTGGAGGCCGACTACACCGAGGGTCTGGCCCACGACGTCCGCGGTACCCCGACGCTGTTCATCGACGGGGTCCGGTACCGCGGACCGGCCGAGCTCGACGCGCTCGTCGCTGCGACGACCGCCGGCTGA
- a CDS encoding DUF1697 domain-containing protein, with protein MTSAVALLRGINVGGNHKVPMAELRATVEAAGHTRVATLLNSGNVVLTLRDGGGGPGTTSRATDVHVSLAAEVADGLRERLGLDVDVVVRTRAEIDAVIDANPFPAAARDDPAHLIVMFHATPVSVDPGSDVAAHGREQIAWAGADAYVHYPDGIGRSTLTPAVLTRAAGQAGTGRNWRTVLALRDLLHDRD; from the coding sequence ATGACATCGGCCGTCGCCCTGCTGCGGGGCATCAACGTGGGCGGGAACCACAAGGTCCCCATGGCCGAGCTCCGGGCGACCGTCGAGGCCGCCGGCCACACCCGCGTGGCGACGCTGCTGAACAGCGGCAACGTGGTGCTCACGCTGCGGGACGGCGGCGGCGGGCCGGGCACCACGAGCCGGGCCACCGACGTCCACGTGAGCCTGGCCGCCGAGGTCGCGGACGGCCTGCGCGAGCGGCTCGGTCTCGACGTCGACGTCGTCGTGCGCACGCGGGCCGAGATCGACGCGGTGATCGACGCGAACCCGTTCCCCGCGGCCGCGCGCGACGACCCGGCGCACCTCATCGTCATGTTCCACGCGACCCCGGTGAGCGTCGACCCGGGGTCCGACGTGGCCGCGCACGGCCGCGAGCAGATCGCCTGGGCGGGTGCCGACGCCTACGTGCACTACCCGGACGGCATCGGGCGCTCCACGCTCACACCGGCCGTGCTCACCCGGGCCGCGGGCCAGGCCGGGACCGGCCGGAACTGGCGCACGGTCCTCGCGCTGCGCGACCTGCTCCACGACCGCGACTGA
- a CDS encoding SDR family oxidoreductase has translation MSTLPRTALVTGAGRGIGRGIALGLASAGWSVGLVGRTRAHLDAAAADCRAANPSIRVAVADGDLVDPEAVAAAVASIERELGGLGLLVNNAGVVERAELPFAADDVADAWRVIETNVRGPMLVTHAVLPGMLARGGGRVVNLSSGSAHRATGTSTGYGISKGALSRFTRLLDHQYRAAGLRVFDVAPGVVATDMTAGMVMHEGRTQWTPVEAVADLVVAVGEGRLDALSGRFMRAGADTPDSLLAAADRIVAADARVLRLVTDGPDDPAA, from the coding sequence ATGAGCACCCTTCCTCGTACAGCTCTGGTCACCGGCGCGGGCCGCGGCATCGGCCGGGGCATCGCGCTCGGCCTGGCCAGCGCCGGATGGTCCGTCGGACTCGTGGGGCGGACCCGCGCGCACCTCGACGCGGCCGCGGCCGACTGCCGTGCGGCCAACCCGTCGATCCGCGTCGCGGTCGCGGACGGCGACCTCGTCGACCCGGAGGCTGTCGCAGCGGCGGTCGCCTCGATCGAGCGTGAGCTCGGCGGCCTGGGCCTGCTCGTCAACAACGCGGGAGTCGTCGAGCGCGCGGAGCTGCCGTTCGCGGCGGACGACGTCGCCGACGCCTGGCGGGTCATCGAGACCAACGTGCGGGGCCCGATGCTCGTCACGCACGCGGTGCTGCCCGGCATGCTCGCGCGCGGCGGGGGGCGGGTCGTCAACCTCAGCTCCGGGTCGGCGCACCGCGCCACGGGCACCAGCACGGGCTACGGGATCAGCAAGGGTGCGCTCTCGCGGTTCACGCGGCTCCTCGACCACCAGTACCGCGCGGCCGGGCTGCGGGTGTTCGACGTGGCCCCCGGGGTGGTCGCGACCGACATGACCGCCGGGATGGTGATGCACGAAGGTCGGACCCAGTGGACCCCGGTCGAGGCAGTCGCCGACCTGGTCGTCGCGGTCGGTGAGGGACGCCTCGATGCACTGTCGGGCCGGTTCATGCGGGCGGGAGCGGACACCCCGGACTCGCTCCTGGCCGCGGCCGACCGGATCGTCGCGGCGGACGCCCGGGTCCTGCGTCTGGTGACCGACGGACCGGACGACCCCGCCGCCTGA
- a CDS encoding molybdopterin-dependent oxidoreductase, whose amino-acid sequence MRRPGSAAGARLTGTATTAGIAGVAAGALTLGVAALVAAVVSPASDPLVALGGTFIDATPAWLKNAAVRAFGTSDKLALTVGMLIVVAALAALAGVLARRRWELGAALVVALGVVAAIAAATRPGAGSLAPAPSLLGAVVGLLALHALIRRLPAPRRAPTAAPSDVNADEPLPRYADRRAFLRTTGLVALGGVLAAVGGRALGAGHRTVVAARAALRLPVAARQVSLPAAVGAALDGAPVAGLDPWVTPSTDFYRIDTALTFPDIDPDTWSLRVHGLVEHEVTLTFAELLAADLVESWVTLACVSNEVGGNLVGNAKWLGLPVREVLARAVPHPDADMVLSRSADGFTASTPIEVLTDSRDALLAVGMNGAPLPVQHGFPVRMVVPGLYGYVSATKWVVDLEVTRFADATAYWTDRGWSDHGPVKTESRIEVPRSGPSVTAGRVVVAGTAWAQHRGVVGVEVRVDDGLWQAATLAADGGIDSWRQWALAWDATPGDHTLQCRAIDPDGPQTDEVADVIPDGATGLHTVPVHVKPA is encoded by the coding sequence GTGCGACGTCCAGGATCTGCCGCAGGCGCACGGCTCACCGGGACCGCGACGACGGCCGGCATCGCCGGGGTCGCCGCGGGGGCGCTGACGCTCGGAGTGGCCGCGCTCGTCGCCGCCGTGGTGTCGCCAGCGTCGGACCCGCTCGTCGCCCTCGGCGGGACATTCATCGACGCCACGCCCGCCTGGCTCAAGAACGCCGCGGTCAGGGCGTTCGGCACGTCTGACAAGCTCGCGCTCACCGTCGGGATGCTGATCGTCGTCGCGGCGCTCGCCGCTCTGGCGGGGGTTCTTGCGCGCCGCCGGTGGGAGCTCGGTGCGGCACTCGTCGTCGCGCTCGGGGTCGTCGCCGCGATCGCCGCGGCGACGCGCCCAGGCGCCGGGTCGCTCGCACCGGCGCCGAGCCTGCTCGGCGCGGTCGTCGGGCTCCTCGCGCTGCACGCGCTGATCCGCCGGCTCCCCGCGCCTCGGCGCGCGCCCACCGCTGCACCGTCGGACGTCAACGCCGACGAGCCTCTCCCCCGCTACGCCGACCGGCGCGCGTTCCTGCGCACGACCGGGCTCGTGGCGCTCGGCGGCGTGCTCGCCGCAGTCGGCGGACGGGCCCTGGGCGCGGGACACCGCACCGTCGTCGCAGCCCGCGCCGCCCTGCGCCTGCCTGTCGCCGCACGTCAGGTGTCCCTGCCCGCCGCCGTGGGAGCGGCGCTCGACGGCGCACCCGTCGCGGGCCTCGATCCGTGGGTCACCCCGAGCACCGACTTCTACCGGATCGACACCGCGCTGACGTTCCCGGACATCGACCCCGACACGTGGTCGCTGCGCGTGCACGGGCTCGTCGAGCACGAGGTCACCCTGACGTTCGCCGAGCTGCTCGCAGCCGACCTCGTCGAGTCGTGGGTCACGCTCGCGTGCGTCTCGAACGAGGTCGGCGGGAACCTCGTCGGGAACGCGAAGTGGTTGGGCCTGCCCGTCCGGGAGGTGCTCGCCCGCGCCGTGCCGCACCCGGACGCCGACATGGTCCTGTCGAGGAGCGCCGACGGGTTCACGGCCTCAACGCCGATCGAGGTGTTGACCGACTCCCGCGACGCCCTCCTCGCCGTCGGCATGAACGGCGCCCCGCTGCCGGTCCAGCACGGCTTCCCGGTGCGCATGGTCGTCCCCGGGCTGTACGGGTACGTCTCGGCGACGAAGTGGGTCGTCGACCTCGAGGTGACCCGGTTCGCGGACGCGACCGCCTACTGGACCGACCGCGGCTGGTCGGACCACGGCCCGGTCAAGACCGAGTCCCGCATCGAGGTGCCCCGCTCGGGCCCCAGCGTCACGGCCGGGCGGGTCGTGGTCGCGGGCACGGCGTGGGCGCAGCACCGAGGGGTCGTCGGCGTGGAGGTGCGGGTGGACGACGGCCTGTGGCAGGCCGCGACCCTGGCGGCGGACGGCGGCATCGACAGCTGGCGCCAGTGGGCCCTCGCGTGGGACGCGACCCCTGGCGACCACACGCTGCAGTGCCGGGCGATCGACCCCGACGGACCCCAGACCGACGAGGTCGCCGACGTGATCCCCGATGGTGCCACGGGCCTGCACACCGTCCCCGTGCACGTGAAGCCGGCCTGA
- the nirB gene encoding nitrite reductase large subunit NirB, with the protein MDANDPTDRPAPPDLTSSPQGPRQLLVVGGGMVAQRLVEALRARDAAGAWRVTVLAEEPRAPYDRVALTSYFSGRRASDLALGDESLWADPLVRLVRGDAAVGIDRESQTVTTASGRSWRYDHLVLATGSSASMPPIPGNDLPGVFVYRTLDDVAALRGWVEEQAQRWGRPVRGAVIGGGLLGLEAAGALQALGARSTVIQFGSHLMSAQVDLGGGQALRRLINQLGVAVRVDTATTHMRPNRQGAVGRLEFADGGRLDVDVVVVATGVTPRDELARAAGLDAGPRGGVVVDDTCLSADPAISAAGEVACIQGACIGLVAPGYAMAEVVVDRLLGGAATFPGADTATKLKLAGVDVASFGDAFARTPGALEIVWADPVGGVYKKLVLSDDARTLLGGVLVGDASEYASLRPMLGRELPGDPAAYLLPQTSGEVRLELPDDATVCSCNNVTAGTIRAAVTDHDCTDLPGVKACTKAGTSCGSCVPLVKKLMTAELEKAGVTVSRALCEHVDMSRAQLYDAVRVTGITSFSEVMRRFGTRPDARGCDVCKPVVASILATTAPAHVLEGERATLQDTNDHVMANLQKDGSYSVVPRIPGGEVTPEGLLAIGQVALDYGLYTKITGGQRIDMFGARIDQLPGIWRRLVDAGFESGHAYGKSLRTVKSCVGSAWCRFGVQDSAALAVELELRYRGLRSPHKIKLGVSGCARECAEARGKDVGIIATDKGWNLYVGGNGGFTPRHAQLLAEDLDTETLIRTVDRFLMYYVRTADRLQRTAPWIDDVEGGLDGVRAVVLEDSLGIAADLDAQMTQHVDTYEDEWGATLDDPEKLLRFASFVNAPTTPDPSLAYVEERGQARPATAAERAAHDDGTGGAVLVAGTTLAVRS; encoded by the coding sequence ATGGACGCGAACGACCCGACCGACCGCCCCGCCCCGCCCGACCTGACGTCGTCCCCGCAGGGGCCGCGTCAGCTTCTCGTGGTCGGCGGCGGCATGGTCGCCCAGCGGCTCGTGGAGGCGTTGCGGGCCCGGGATGCCGCGGGCGCCTGGCGGGTGACGGTCCTCGCGGAGGAGCCGCGCGCGCCGTACGACCGCGTGGCGCTGACGAGCTACTTCTCGGGCCGCCGCGCGAGCGACCTCGCGCTCGGTGACGAGTCGCTGTGGGCCGACCCGCTGGTCCGGCTCGTGCGCGGCGACGCAGCCGTCGGCATCGACCGGGAGAGCCAGACGGTGACCACGGCGAGCGGGCGGTCGTGGCGCTACGACCACCTCGTCCTCGCCACGGGTTCGAGCGCGTCCATGCCGCCCATCCCGGGCAACGACCTGCCCGGCGTGTTCGTGTACCGCACGCTTGACGACGTCGCGGCTCTGCGCGGCTGGGTCGAGGAGCAGGCGCAGCGCTGGGGGCGGCCGGTGCGCGGGGCGGTCATCGGCGGCGGGCTGCTCGGGCTCGAGGCGGCCGGCGCGCTGCAGGCGCTCGGCGCACGGAGCACGGTCATCCAGTTCGGCTCGCACCTCATGTCGGCCCAGGTCGACCTGGGTGGCGGCCAGGCGCTGCGGCGGCTCATCAACCAGCTCGGGGTCGCGGTGCGAGTCGACACCGCGACGACGCACATGCGGCCGAACCGGCAGGGGGCCGTGGGGCGCCTCGAGTTCGCGGACGGGGGACGGCTCGACGTCGACGTCGTCGTCGTCGCGACGGGCGTCACCCCGCGCGACGAGCTCGCCCGGGCGGCCGGCCTGGACGCCGGTCCGCGCGGCGGCGTCGTCGTCGACGACACGTGCCTGAGCGCCGACCCCGCGATCTCGGCGGCGGGCGAGGTCGCGTGCATCCAGGGCGCATGCATCGGTCTCGTCGCCCCGGGCTACGCGATGGCCGAGGTGGTCGTCGACCGGCTCCTCGGCGGTGCGGCGACGTTCCCGGGAGCGGACACCGCGACGAAGCTCAAGCTCGCCGGCGTCGACGTCGCGAGCTTCGGCGACGCGTTCGCGCGGACCCCCGGCGCCCTCGAGATCGTGTGGGCCGACCCGGTGGGCGGCGTCTACAAGAAGCTCGTGCTTTCGGACGACGCCCGGACCCTGCTCGGCGGGGTGCTCGTGGGGGACGCGTCGGAGTACGCGTCGCTGCGGCCCATGCTGGGTCGCGAGCTGCCCGGCGACCCCGCGGCCTACCTCCTGCCCCAGACCTCCGGCGAGGTGCGCCTCGAGCTGCCCGACGACGCGACCGTGTGCTCGTGCAACAACGTCACGGCGGGCACGATCCGCGCGGCCGTCACCGACCACGACTGCACCGACCTGCCGGGCGTCAAGGCCTGCACCAAGGCCGGGACGAGCTGCGGCTCGTGCGTCCCGCTCGTCAAGAAGCTCATGACCGCCGAGCTCGAGAAGGCCGGCGTCACGGTCAGCCGAGCGCTGTGCGAGCACGTCGACATGTCCCGGGCGCAGCTGTACGACGCGGTCCGGGTCACCGGGATCACGTCGTTCAGCGAGGTCATGCGCCGGTTCGGAACCCGCCCCGACGCGCGCGGCTGCGACGTGTGCAAGCCCGTCGTCGCGTCGATCCTCGCGACGACGGCACCCGCCCACGTGCTCGAGGGTGAGCGCGCCACGCTGCAGGACACGAACGACCACGTCATGGCCAACCTGCAGAAGGACGGCTCGTACTCGGTCGTCCCCCGGATCCCGGGCGGCGAGGTCACTCCCGAGGGGCTGCTCGCGATCGGCCAGGTCGCCCTCGACTACGGGTTGTACACGAAGATCACGGGCGGTCAGCGGATCGACATGTTCGGGGCGCGGATCGACCAGCTGCCCGGGATCTGGCGCCGTCTGGTCGACGCGGGCTTCGAGTCGGGCCACGCCTACGGCAAGTCGCTGCGGACCGTGAAGTCGTGCGTCGGCTCGGCATGGTGCCGCTTCGGGGTGCAGGACTCCGCGGCGCTCGCGGTCGAGCTCGAGCTGCGGTACCGCGGCCTGCGCTCGCCCCACAAGATCAAGCTCGGGGTGTCCGGCTGCGCGCGCGAGTGCGCGGAGGCCCGCGGCAAGGACGTCGGCATCATCGCGACCGACAAGGGCTGGAACCTCTACGTGGGAGGCAACGGCGGCTTCACGCCACGTCACGCGCAGCTGCTCGCCGAGGACCTCGACACCGAGACCCTCATCCGCACGGTCGACCGCTTCCTCATGTACTACGTGCGCACGGCCGACCGCCTCCAGCGGACCGCACCCTGGATCGACGACGTCGAGGGCGGGCTCGACGGGGTCCGCGCGGTGGTGCTCGAGGACTCGCTCGGGATCGCGGCGGATCTCGACGCGCAGATGACCCAGCACGTCGACACCTATGAGGACGAGTGGGGCGCGACGCTCGACGACCCCGAGAAGCTGCTGCGCTTCGCGTCCTTCGTCAACGCCCCGACGACCCCCGACCCGTCGCTCGCCTACGTCGAGGAACGCGGGCAGGCCCGCCCGGCCACGGCGGCGGAGCGCGCAGCGCACGACGACGGCACGGGCGGCGCCGTCCTGGTCGCCGGCACGACGCTCGCGGTGCGGTCATGA
- the nirD gene encoding nitrite reductase small subunit NirD, producing the protein MTAPADLAAATVRWTAVCTLDDLAPERGAAALVDSEQVALVRLLDDRVLAVQQLDPFSGAHVMSRGIVGSRSIDGADVPTLTSPMYKQVFDLQTGRCLDGAGKAPLDLRTWQVVVTDGVVHVGGAR; encoded by the coding sequence ATGACGGCCCCGGCGGACCTCGCAGCCGCGACGGTCCGGTGGACCGCGGTGTGCACGCTCGATGACCTCGCCCCCGAGCGCGGTGCGGCGGCGCTCGTGGACTCCGAGCAGGTCGCCCTCGTGCGCCTCCTCGACGACCGCGTGCTCGCAGTCCAGCAGCTCGACCCGTTCAGCGGTGCGCACGTCATGTCGCGGGGCATCGTCGGGTCCCGCTCGATCGACGGCGCCGACGTACCGACACTCACCTCGCCGATGTACAAGCAGGTCTTCGACCTCCAGACCGGCCGGTGCCTCGACGGCGCGGGCAAGGCTCCGCTCGACCTGCGGACCTGGCAGGTGGTCGTGACGGACGGCGTCGTGCACGTCGGCGGTGCACGATGA
- the cobA gene encoding uroporphyrinogen-III C-methyltransferase produces MTSLLGVDLTGRRVVVVGGGPVAARRVQALLVDSPRVLVVAPQLCEELADLVRDGLVEWRAGEVAADDLDGAWLVQTATGDRATDAAVVGWASERRIFCVNLGDAASGTARTPATTVSGDVLVGVVSTGAADPRRSASVRDQLAEHLREGRVDLRRGRARVPGTGSVVLVGGGPGAVDLLTLRGRRALAEADVVVTDRLGPTSVLAELPRDVEVVHVGKTSGHHPVPQDEINRILVERAQRGERVVRLKGGDPFLYGRGGEEVLACRAAGVPVEVVAGVSSAFAAPLAAGIPLTHRGTVAAVQVVHGHEALSGSALAGLRESTLTLVVLMGVGLLAEMADAALAAGVDAATPVAIVENGTMAAQRVTRAPLARIAAVAAAVGVRSPAVIVLGAVAAEGLLDAPADTRLTHVRVTLAP; encoded by the coding sequence ATGACCTCGCTCCTGGGGGTCGATCTGACGGGCCGTCGCGTCGTGGTCGTCGGGGGCGGGCCCGTCGCCGCCCGACGCGTCCAGGCGTTGCTCGTCGACTCCCCGCGCGTCCTCGTCGTCGCGCCGCAGCTGTGCGAGGAGCTCGCGGACCTGGTTCGTGACGGGCTCGTCGAGTGGCGGGCGGGTGAGGTCGCAGCGGACGACCTCGACGGGGCGTGGCTCGTGCAGACGGCGACGGGGGACCGCGCTACAGATGCCGCCGTCGTCGGCTGGGCGTCCGAGCGGCGCATCTTCTGCGTCAACCTCGGCGACGCCGCGTCCGGGACGGCGCGCACCCCCGCGACGACCGTCAGCGGAGACGTCCTCGTCGGGGTCGTGTCGACGGGAGCGGCCGACCCGCGCCGCAGCGCGTCCGTCCGGGACCAGCTCGCCGAGCACCTGCGGGAAGGTCGGGTCGACCTGCGCCGCGGGCGGGCGCGCGTGCCCGGCACGGGAAGCGTCGTCCTCGTCGGCGGTGGACCCGGCGCGGTCGACCTGCTGACCCTGCGCGGGCGACGCGCGCTGGCCGAGGCCGACGTGGTCGTGACGGACCGCCTCGGTCCGACGAGCGTGCTCGCCGAGCTGCCCCGCGATGTGGAGGTCGTCCACGTCGGCAAGACGTCCGGTCACCACCCGGTCCCGCAGGACGAGATCAACCGCATCCTGGTCGAGCGGGCGCAGCGCGGCGAGCGCGTCGTCCGGCTCAAGGGTGGCGACCCGTTCCTCTACGGCCGGGGCGGCGAGGAGGTGCTGGCGTGCCGGGCGGCCGGGGTGCCGGTCGAGGTCGTCGCGGGCGTCAGCAGCGCGTTCGCCGCACCGCTCGCCGCGGGGATCCCGCTGACGCACCGCGGGACGGTCGCAGCCGTCCAGGTGGTGCACGGCCACGAGGCGCTGTCGGGCTCCGCGCTCGCCGGGCTCCGGGAGTCCACCCTCACCCTCGTCGTCCTCATGGGGGTGGGCCTGCTCGCCGAGATGGCCGACGCCGCACTTGCCGCGGGGGTCGACGCCGCGACGCCCGTCGCGATCGTGGAGAACGGGACGATGGCCGCGCAACGCGTCACGCGGGCCCCCCTCGCGCGCATCGCGGCCGTCGCCGCGGCGGTGGGCGTCCGCTCGCCCGCGGTCATCGTGCTCGGCGCCGTCGCGGCCGAAGGTCTGCTCGACGCGCCGGCCGACACGCGCCTGACACATGTTCGCGTCACACTGGCGCCGTGA
- the nhaA gene encoding Na+/H+ antiporter NhaA → MTTPVPGPPLRVRLPAVNPAVLRFLANEAGSAVFLLAGTVLALVWANSPWADTYTSLWSTTAGFHVGSIGLDLDLHHWVNDAAMAVFFLVVGLEINREVTSGELRSRRTVAVPALGALGGLLVPALIYLAFNAGTDAAHGWGIVMSTDTAFLVGILALFGPACPDRLRLFLLTLAIVDDIGAITVMAVFYTKHVDLVALALAGLVVVAILAMRWLGVWQLAPYVLAAVALWLAVQSSGVHPTLAGVLIGLLLPSRRSRREEVEDVVRFAKRLAHDTSAEREHLTELAARAAVPPSDRLQRVLHPWSAYVVVPVFGLANAGVRLDPETLRSAASSSVTIGVAVALVAGNTIGIFGASTLAIRVGLGVLPGRVRYGHLLGGAVLAGIGFTISLFIADLAFTDAALVEQAKIGVLAGSLVAAVLGSVLLRILGERLPLCSPESDGPPPSLPPRPWVAPAT, encoded by the coding sequence GTGACGACCCCGGTACCCGGTCCGCCGCTGCGCGTCCGCCTACCGGCGGTCAACCCCGCGGTGCTGCGGTTCCTCGCGAACGAGGCCGGGAGCGCGGTGTTCCTGCTCGCCGGGACGGTCCTCGCGCTCGTGTGGGCCAACTCGCCGTGGGCGGACACCTACACCTCCCTGTGGTCGACGACGGCCGGGTTCCACGTGGGCTCGATCGGCCTCGACCTCGACCTGCACCACTGGGTCAACGACGCAGCGATGGCCGTCTTCTTCCTCGTCGTCGGGCTCGAGATCAACCGCGAGGTCACCAGCGGGGAGCTGCGGTCCCGGCGCACCGTCGCCGTCCCCGCGCTCGGCGCGCTCGGCGGACTGCTCGTCCCGGCACTGATCTACCTCGCCTTCAACGCCGGTACCGACGCGGCCCACGGGTGGGGCATCGTGATGTCGACCGACACCGCGTTCCTCGTCGGGATCCTCGCGCTGTTCGGCCCCGCATGCCCCGACCGCCTCCGCCTGTTCCTTCTGACGCTCGCGATCGTCGACGACATCGGTGCGATCACCGTGATGGCGGTCTTCTACACGAAGCACGTCGACCTGGTGGCGCTCGCCCTGGCCGGGCTCGTCGTCGTCGCGATCCTGGCGATGCGGTGGCTGGGCGTCTGGCAGCTCGCGCCCTACGTGCTCGCGGCCGTCGCGCTGTGGCTCGCGGTCCAGTCGTCCGGCGTGCACCCGACGCTCGCGGGCGTGCTCATCGGGCTGCTCCTCCCGTCGCGGCGGTCCCGACGCGAGGAGGTCGAGGACGTCGTCCGGTTCGCGAAGCGGCTCGCGCACGACACGTCGGCGGAGCGCGAGCACCTGACCGAGCTCGCCGCGCGGGCCGCCGTGCCGCCGAGCGACCGTCTGCAGCGCGTGCTGCACCCGTGGAGCGCCTACGTCGTCGTCCCCGTGTTCGGGCTCGCGAACGCCGGGGTGCGGCTCGACCCGGAGACGCTGCGGTCGGCCGCGTCCTCGTCGGTGACGATCGGCGTCGCCGTCGCACTGGTGGCCGGCAACACGATCGGGATCTTCGGCGCGTCGACCCTGGCCATCCGTGTCGGGCTCGGTGTCCTGCCCGGTCGGGTGCGGTACGGGCACCTGCTCGGCGGCGCCGTGCTGGCCGGGATCGGGTTCACGATCTCACTGTTCATCGCGGACCTCGCCTTCACCGACGCCGCCCTGGTCGAGCAGGCCAAGATCGGCGTGCTCGCCGGGTCGCTCGTCGCCGCGGTGCTCGGCTCGGTGCTGCTGCGGATCCTCGGCGAACGCCTGCCGCTGTGCTCGCCCGAGTCCGACGGGCCGCCACCGTCCCTGCCGCCGCGGCCGTGGGTGGCGCCCGCGACGTGA
- a CDS encoding molybdenum cofactor biosynthesis protein MoaE: protein MTTILARIADTDLDVSAHLAAVGDRRAGAVATFVGQVRDHDPDADGQVTALEYSAHPDAELVLRRICTELAADPEVLGIAVSHRTGALAVGDLAIVACVATAHRALGFDVCRELVERVKTEVPIWKRQKLADGTHTWVGL from the coding sequence GTGACGACCATCCTTGCCCGCATCGCTGACACCGACCTCGACGTCTCAGCCCACCTCGCAGCCGTCGGGGACCGGCGCGCGGGCGCCGTGGCGACCTTCGTCGGGCAGGTCCGGGACCACGACCCCGACGCCGACGGCCAGGTCACGGCGCTCGAGTACTCCGCCCACCCGGACGCAGAGCTGGTGCTGCGCCGGATCTGCACCGAGCTGGCGGCGGACCCCGAGGTGCTCGGCATCGCGGTGTCCCATCGGACGGGTGCGCTCGCTGTCGGCGACCTCGCGATCGTCGCGTGCGTCGCGACGGCGCACCGGGCGCTCGGGTTCGACGTGTGCCGTGAGCTCGTCGAACGGGTCAAGACCGAGGTGCCGATCTGGAAGCGGCAGAAGCTCGCGGACGGCACTCACACGTGGGTCGGTCTCTGA
- a CDS encoding HIT family protein: MTTLFTKIIDGAIPGRFVWADDLVVAFLTIEPITDGHTLVVPRAEIEQLTDAPDDLLAHLISVTKTIGLAQRAAWDAPRAAVLVAGFEIPHLHVHVLPAWDEASLTFANARHGVPGPELDAASERLRAALRTAGHAAQVPAALGSPAL; encoded by the coding sequence ATGACGACGCTCTTCACGAAGATCATCGACGGCGCGATCCCCGGCCGGTTCGTGTGGGCCGACGACCTGGTCGTCGCGTTCCTGACGATCGAGCCGATCACCGACGGCCACACCCTCGTCGTCCCGCGGGCGGAGATCGAGCAGCTGACCGACGCCCCCGACGACCTCCTCGCGCACCTCATCTCGGTCACCAAGACGATCGGGCTCGCGCAGCGGGCCGCATGGGACGCCCCCCGGGCGGCCGTCCTCGTCGCGGGCTTCGAGATCCCCCATCTGCACGTGCACGTCCTGCCGGCCTGGGACGAGGCGAGCCTGACGTTCGCGAACGCTCGGCATGGTGTGCCGGGGCCCGAGCTCGACGCCGCCAGTGAGCGCCTGCGGGCTGCGCTGCGAACGGCCGGTCACGCTGCGCAGGTCCCGGCCGCGCTGGGCTCGCCCGCGCTCTGA